The following are from one region of the Silene latifolia isolate original U9 population chromosome 9, ASM4854445v1, whole genome shotgun sequence genome:
- the LOC141601432 gene encoding uncharacterized protein LOC141601432 encodes MSDLDSTESWEDFGENPIDYNPLFETTIDFETLDDAFNWAKKIAFENGHGKPKESDDLEKLRRSQKCSCKFRIRAVQNFVSKNDKETVVWNIVTSEGAGLHNHNIAVYKDGDRHFAGLDVEEKAYVRQQTLAGVLPRDIKNGLHLRTPEKPQPSSTQLYNETRKIKKEVMGEGNTAQQMLALAVEAKYVHWHELTHIFMAHPEAIKLFRAYPYVVLMDSTYKTNVYKNPLIDMVGVTPTGSSFLIACSMIPTKSDVNYKWLLRKLDAILDATGVASPAVFVTDRELGLISALEQVFPRAEHLLCRWHVNKAINAKALTSYKTESMRKHVISNEEDGWFKVINAVTEESFQRAWQCFQRKWPKMEDYVRTAWGQHAGKFVLCNTNEVLHFGNTTTSCVESAHSLLKAWLKSKHLTLDSMWSRIHDMLESQHSKIKKELEDEMSKPRRTSRTFSLLQGNVSIKAIELMEKELTRGLALGIGVDDRCRHVIRMTRGLPCACNLASLHGKGRRVHLEDIHVFWKTLVYDIPQQMPKNDGDLWEKLVDDVRHSDPVKLRAAIDLLRDFHHTEDQEILPPPINEHPKGRPRDQSQQRLGDFESGPPGAPLGRNFTIVFISTWVKWWGSPEVLWGHIDGWVDVGDDGHCGFRVISHAQRGQETDYIVMQEWCSREMRTDSIYTELYGGFQSPLSGVSGLDIALRRVEFFQQISCGQDHWMFSDDLLVFATLFNWTICVIGHTRRDGKNVWEGSCKTIMPFKTRVEGRLTCGILWIVLHHSHWMRLHSRSPLESLPMPPLDPAWLTFRDPSAVHLETLYQQNIENWQAFMLETPRKRCKSRVSDSATVISVSSCSH; translated from the exons ATGTCGGATCTCGATTCAACG GAATCGTGGGAGGATTTTGGCGAGAATCCAAttgattacaacccgttgttcgaGACTACTATAGATTTCGAAACGCTTGACGATGCTTTCAATTGGGCTAAAAAAATCGCATTTGAGAATGG ACATGGTAAACCAAAAGAATCAGACGATCTTGAAAAGCTAAGGAGGTCGCAGAAGTGTTCATGCAAGTTTCGTATACGTGCCGTTCAAAATTTCGTGTCAAAAAATGATAAAGAGACGGTGGTGTGGAACATTGTAACCTCCGAGGGTGCCGGACTACACAACCACAACATAGCCGTTTATAAGGACGGGGATCGGCACTTTGCGGGATTGGACGTGGAAGAGAAGGCATATGTTAGGCAACAAACATTGGCCGGGGTTCTACCGAGGGATATTAAAAATGGTCTTCATTTGAGAACCCCCGAAAAACCTCAACCATCAAGCACCCAACTATATAATGAAACAAGGAAAATTAAGAAAGAAGTTATGGGTGAAGGAAACACCGCTCAACAAATGTTGGCTCTAGCGGTGGAAGCGAAATACGTCCACTGGCACGAGTTGACTCACATTTTCATGGCTCATCctgaagcgattaagttgttcCGGGCTTATCCTTATGTCGTCCTCATGGATTCGACTTATAAAACCAACGTTTACAAGAATCCACTCATTGATATGGTTGGTGTGACACCCACGGGATCGTCCTTCTTAATTGCATGTTCGATGATTCCTACCAAGTCTGACGTGAATTACAAGTGGCTGTTGAGAAAGTTAGATGCGATTTTAGATGCCACCGGAGTAGCGTCCCCTGCTGTATTTGTCACCGACCGGGAATTGGGTTTGATCAGCGCTCTTGAGCAAGTATTTCCTCGGGCTGAGCATTTGTTGTGTAGATGGCATGTGAACAAAGCCATCAATGCAAAAGCCTTGACATCATACAAAACTGAAAGTATGAGGAAACATGTCATCTCAAATGAAGAAGACGGTTGGTTTAAGGTGATCAATGCAGTTACCGAGGAATCGTTTCAGCGTGCTTGGCAGTGTTTCCAACGTAAGTGGCCGAAAATGGAGGATTATGTACGGACAGCTTGGGGTCAACACGCAGGGAAGTTCGTTTTATGCAATACAAACGAGGTCTTACATTTTGGTAACACGACAACTTCCTGTGTTGAGTCAGCACATTCTCTATTGAAGGCTTGGTTGAAGTCAAAGCATCTCACACTTGACTCCATGTGGTCCCGTATCCACGACATGCTTGAAAGTCAACACTCGAAGATTAAGAAAGAACTCGAAGATGAAATGAGTAAACCAAGGAGAACATCTCGTACTTTCTCCTTATTGCAAGGAAACGTCTCTATTAAGGCCATAGAGTTAATGGAGAAAGAACTTACTAGAGGCCTTGCTTTGGGTATCGGAGTGGACGATCGATGCCGACACGTGATACGAATGACTCGTGGATTACCTTGTGCATGCAATTTGGCATCTTTGCACGGAAAAGGTAGGAGGGTCCATCTCGAGGATATTCATGTCTTTTGGAAGACATTGGTGTATGATATTCCTCAACAAATGCCGAAAAATGATGGTGATTTATGGGAGAAATTAGTGGATGATGTGAGGCACAGTGACCCGGTTAAACTAAGGGCGGCCATAGACTTGTTGCGAGATTTCCACCACACGGAGGACCAAGAGATTTTGCCACCCCCTATTAATGAGCACCCGAAAGGCCGTCCGAGAG atcaatcacaacaaagacTTGGCGATTTTGAATCAGGACCTCCCGGTGCTCCTTTGGGAAGGAACTTTACCATTGTCTTTATATCAACATGGGTCAAATGGTGGGGTAGTCCTGAGGTTTTGTGGGGCCACATCGATGGTTGGGTGGATGTTGGAGATGACGGTCATTGTGGATTTCGGGTAATATCGCACGCCCAGCGGGGCCAAGAGACAGATTATATAGTTATGCAGGAATGGTGTTCGAGGGAGATGAGGACCGACTCTATCTACACAGAGTTATATGGAGGTTTTCAATCACCACTCAGCGGTGTGTCAGGGTTGGATATAGCACTTCGACGAGTTGAGTTTTTTCAGCAGATTAGTTGTGGGCAGGACCATTGGATGTTTAGCGACGATTTGCTAGTTTTTGCAACGCTGTTCAACTGGACGATATGTGTGATTGGTCATACACGGCGAGACGGGAAGAATGTTTGGGAAGGAAGTTGCAAAACTATCATGCCATTTAAGACCCGAGTGGAAGGCCGACTAACGTGTGGTATTTTGTGGATTGTCCTACACCATAGCCATTGGATGCGGTTGCATTCTAGAAGCCCACTTGAGAGTCTCCCTATGCCGCCACTTGATCCCGCTTGGTTGACCTTCCGAGATCCCAGTGCTGTTCACCTAGAGACTTTGTACCAACAAAACATTGAGAATTGGCAAGCATTCATGTTAGAGACACCGAGAAAACGTTGTAAAAGCCGGGTCTCTGATAGTGCGACAGTTATCTCAGTTAGTAGTTGTTCGCATTGA